DNA sequence from the Alphaproteobacteria bacterium genome:
GGAAAGAATCGAGGCCGAGCTCCTCGGCGACGGCGGGCGAGAGGTTCGCAACGGTTGCCCCGCCGAGCGGAAGCTCACTGCCGAACTGGGTCGTATTACGCGGTGGATCTTCCGGCGGCGCCGTCAGTGCTATGGAAAGGCTCAATTGCTGACCTTGGCGAAAAACGGTAAGGATCGCCGTCGTGTGGAGCGGCTTGGTCGCGATCCGATATCTAAGCGAGTCCGCATCGTCGACACCCCTGCCGTCGATCTTGAGAATGACATCACCCGGCTTCAGGCCCGCTGCAGCGGCCGGGCCGCCTCTGTAGATTTCGTTCACCAGCACGCCCGAAGGCCGGCTGAGGCCGAGGGTCGAGGCCGTGTCGGCCGTGACGGTTTCGCCTTGGGCGCCAAGCCACGGCCGTACCAATCGCCCACCCGCCCGAATACTCGCGACAACCGTTCGCACCATGTTCGACGGAATCGCGAAACCAATTCCGATCGACCCGCCCGAGCCGGAATAGATTGCGGAATTCACGCCGATCAATTTCCCGTCCATGGTCACGAGCGGTCCGCCGGAGTTGCCGGGATTGATCGCCGCGTCCGTCTGAATGAAAAAATTGAAGTCGCTGACGCCGACTGTCGTGCGCGCGAGGGCGGATATGATTCCGCTCGTCACCGTCTGGCCCACGCCGAACGGATCGCCGATCGCGAGCACGAGATCGCCCACTTCGACGGCATCCGAATCCCCGAACTCCAAGACCGGAAGTGCTGCGCCGTGGGTGTCGATGTGAAGGACGGCGATATCGGCTCGTTCGTCCGAACCGATGAGCTTAGCTTCGAATTCGCGTCGATCGGACAAAACGACCGTGATCTGATCGGCTCCCTTGATGACGTGGTGATTGGTCACGATCGTGCCGTCGGCACCGATGATTACGCCGGAGCCGAGTGTGTTCTGCACACGTCGCTCAGGCGGACCGCCCAGGAATTGGTCGCCGAAAAAGCGCCGGAAGAAAGGATCCTTCTGAAGGGGCGAGGAGGGCTGCTCGACCACCGTTCGCGTGTAGATGTTGACGACTGCCGGGGAGACTTTCTTGACGACAGGGGCGAAGCTGAAGGTGATCTGCTCCCGGTTTTCGGGTGTTGCCTTGCCCGCGGCCAGCGCTGCGTCGCCAGATCCGCAAGCCGTCACAAGCATCCCCATCACGCCGAGAACGCGGATGAGGGCGCGGGGAAGATCCGATTTTCGGCCGGCGGAACTCCGTTTTGCCCCTTCTTTCGGCTCCATGGTGTCTAGCGCCCCTGACATGCCGTCCCGAACGATAACTTAGCAAGCTGGAACGAAAAGGGCAGCCCCTGGGGGCTGCCCTTTGAATTTCGAATTTGCTCGTTCAGTCGTAGCCGGATCAGGCGGCCTCCGCCTCCGTCTCGGCTTCCGGCTTGGGACCGGAATCGAGGCCCTTTGCCGCCGGGTCGCGGTCGACCAGCTCGATGATCGCCATGGGCGCCGAATCGCCATATCGGAAGCCTGCGCGCATCACCCGGGTATAACCGCCGGCCCGGTCCCGGTAACGCTCCGCCAGTGTCGAGAACAGCTTCTCGGTCAACTTTCGGTCCTGAAGCACCGAGATCGCCTGACGCCGTGCGTGGAGGCCGCCGCGCTTGCCAAGCGTGATCAGTTTCTCGACCACAGGCCGCAAGTCTTTCGCCTTTGGTAGAGTCGTCTTGATTTGCTCGTGCTTGATCAAGGCCGCCGCCATGTTGTCGAACATGGCCTTTCTATGGCTGCTCGTGCGGTTAAGCTTGCGCCCGCTAATGCCGTGCCGCATGTGTCCGGACTCCTCTCAGCGCCACCTGGGTCAGTAAGGCTCTTCGAGCCGCTTGGCGAGTTCCTCGATGTTCTCAGGCGGCCAACCCGGAATCTCCATTCCAAGGTGGAGATTCATCTGGGCGAGCACTTCCTTGATTTCATTGAGCGACTTGCGGCCGAAGTTCGGCGTGCGCAGCATCTCAGCCTCGGTCTTTTGGACGAGATCGCCAATGTAAATGATGTTGTCGTTCTTAAGGCAATTCCCCGAACGAACCGAAAGCTCAAGCTCATCGACCTTACGCAACAGGTTCTTGTTGAACGGCAGCTCCGCCGGACGCTCCTCCTCCCGCGCGTGGGAAGGCTCTTCGAAATTAATGAAGAGCTTGAGCTGCTCCTGCAGGATGCGGGCGGCGAGCGCGACCGCATCCTCGGGCTTCACTGCCCCGTTTGTTTCTACGGTCATCGAGAGCTTGTCGTAGTCGGTCACCTGGCCGACGCGCGTGTTCTCAACCTTGTAGCTGACCTTGCGCACAGGGCTATAGATCGCATCGACTGGGATCAGGCCGATCGGCGCATCCGCCGCACGATTAACGCCTGCCGGAACATAACCTTTCCCTGATTCGATCGTCAGCTCCATTGAGATCTTCGCCCCCTGATCGAGGGTGCAGATCACGTGGTCGCGGTCGAGCACCTCGATGTCGTGACCGGTCTCGATCTGCCCGGCCGTGACCTCACCCGGACCGCTCGCCCGAAGATGGACCTTCTTTGGTCCCTCGCCGTGCATGCGGAACGACATCGACTTCACGTTGAGGACAATGTCCGTAACCGCCTCGAGCACGCCCGGAAGCGAGGAGAATTCATGGAGCACGCCATCAATCTGGATCGCTGTCACGGCCGCACCCTGCAGCGAGGACAAGAGAACCCGACGAAGCGCGTTGCCGAGCGTCAGCCCGAAGCCGCGCTCAAGCGGCTCGGCGACGATGGTGGCGACCCGATCGATGCGAGCGCCCGATTGAACCTCCAATTTGGAGGGCTTGATCAAATCCTGCCAGTTTTTCTGAATCACGGGATCGACCTCTCCGTGCTAGGGCGGAACAAACACCGCCACTCGTTCAACGACTATTCCTACCGGGCCCCGCCAGAGGACCCGGCCCAAGAAGCAACCGCATGCGCATGCACACCCAGCATTACACTCGTCGACGCTTGGGCGGGCGGCAGCCATTATGAGGAATGGGTGTCACATCGCGGATGGCGGTGATCACAAATCCTACATTTTGAAGCGCGCGAAGTGCCGACTCGCGACCAGCACCGGGCCCTTTGACCTCAATTTCGAGCGTCTTCATCCCGTGCTCCATTGCCTTTCTGCCGGCGTCCTCCGCCGCCATCTGCGCGGCATAGGGGGTCGACTTACGTGAGCCCTTGAACCCCTGCGAGCCTGAGGACGACCATGCGATCGCGTTACCCTGCGCGTCCGCTATGGTGATCACGGTATTGTTGAACGTCGCGTTTACGTGCGCGACGCCGGCAGTGATATTCTTGCGCTCGCGGCGCCGCCGCGGAGCTGCAGCTTTCGCCATGATTTAATCCCCAAATGTCCAGCGTTTCATAACTGACGAGACCTCAGACGGCCTTCTTCTTGCCCGCAATCGGACGCGCCTTACCCTTGCGGGTACGCGCATTCGTGTGGGTGCGCTGGCCGCGAACCGGTAGGCCCTTGCGATGCCGCAGACCACGATAGCAGCCAAGATCAAGAAGGCGCTTGATGTTCATCGCGACTTCGCGCCGCAGGTCACCCTCGACCTGATACTCGCGGTCAATCGTCTCACGAATGCGAATGACCTCTTGCTCGGTCATTTCATTGACACGACGCTCCGGCGGAATGCCGACCTTTTTCATGATCTCCTTCGCCTTGGCGGCGCCGATGCCGTAAATGTAGGTGAGTGCGACCTCGACCCGCTTTTGCGTCGGAATGTTCACGCCAGCAATTCGCGCCACGTTTGCCTCTCTTTACACAAAAGCGCTTTCGCGGAAAAAGCACCAGAAATCGTATGGCCTTCGGCCACGACAAAACGCCCCTTCCGGCTTTCTGCCGAGGGGGAGCCGGATTATAGGCCGAAACGCCTGCCAGTCAACCAATTCCGCGACCCTCGACGATTGCCGCGATCTGCCCGGCAACCTTGTCGATATCGGCCATGCCGTCGACCCGCTTCAAGATGCCCTTGGCCTCGTAGTAAGGCAGGATGGGCGCTGTTTGCGCCCGATAGGCGGCCAGCCGGGACGCAACCGTCTCTGGATTGTCGTCGGCGCGACGCACGAACTCCCTCGAGCCGCACACGTCGCACACGCCCGGGGTCTTGGGCTTCTGAAACTCATCATGATAACCCGTCCCGCACCGGGCACAGCTGTAGCGGCCCACGATTCGCCGCGTGAGGACCGCTTCGTCGACCGCAAGTTCGATGACATGGTCGAGCGTGAGATGCTTTTTCGCGAGCATTTCGTCGAGGGCCACAGCCTGTGCCCGCGTGCGAGGAAACCCGTCTAGGATGAAGCCCTTCTTGCAATCGGGTTGGCCGATGCGATCCGCGATAATCGAGATTACCATGTCGTCGGGCACGAGTTGGCCCGCTTCCATGATGGACTTGGCTTTCCGGCCTACTTCGGTGCCAGCCTTGACCGCGGCCCGCAGCATATCACCGGTCGAAAGCTGCACGAGGCCGTATTTGTCTTGCAATCGCTTTGCCTGCGTTCCTTTCCCGGAGCCCGGAGGTCCCAAGAGCAGCAGATTCATCCCCGCCGTCCGCGCAGTTTTGCCTTCTTGATCAAACCTTCGTACTGATGTGCGATGAGGTGCGCTTGTATCTGTGCAACCGTATCCATCGTCACGGAGACCGCGATCAGCAAGCTCGTCCCGCCGAAATAGAATGGCACCGAGTACTGCGTGATCAGAATCTCTGGCAGGATGCAAACGGTCGAGAGATAGGCGGCCCCGACCACCGTCAGTCTGGTCAGGATGTAGCTCAGATAGTCCTCGGTGTTCTTACCTGGGCGAATACCGGGAACAAAGCCGCCGTGCTTCTTCAGATTGTCGGCGGTGTCGTGTGGGTTGAACACGATGGAGCTGTAGAAGAAGCAGAAGAACACGATAAGCGCAACATAGCCCAACATGTAAAGCGGCTGTCCGTGGGCGAGATAGGAGGTGATTTGCTGCAGCCACTCCGGCCCTTGCGCGCCCGAGAAACCCGCGATCGTGACCGGTAGGAGGAGCAGCGAGCTTGCAAAGATGGGCGGAATGACGCCCGACGCGTTGAGCTTCAGGGGAAGATGCGAACTCTCGCCGCCGAACACGCGGCTGCCTTGCTGGCGCTTCGGATATTGCACGATGATGCGGCGTTGAGCGCGCTCCATGAAAACGATCGCCGCGATGACGCCAACCGCCATAACCAGAAGAATCACGATCACGAAGCTCGAAATGGCGCCGGTGCGGCCGAGTTCCAGGGTATTGGCGAGCGCATTCGGCAGGTTTGCGACGATACCGGAGAAAATGATCAGCGATACGCCGTTGCCGACTCCGCGCGCCGTCACTTGTTCGCCGAGCCACATGAGAAACAGGGTCCCACCCGTGAGCGAGAGCACGGTGGTCATGCGAAAGAAGAGGCCAGGATCGATGACGGCCGGGCCGTGCGAGCCGGACATGCCCTCTAAGCCGATGGCCAGGCCATAGGCTTGGAATGCCGCCAGGATGACTGTGCCGAAGCGGGTATATTGATTGATCTTCTTGCGGCCTTGCTCGCCTTCCTTCTTGATCGCCTCAAGCGAAGGGACGATCGACGTCAAGAGCTGCATGATAATGGACGCCGAGATGTACGGCATCACGTTGAGGGCGAACATCGTCATGCGACGGAGCGCTCCCCCGGCGAACATGTCGAACATGCCGAGGATGCCACGCGAATTCTGGGTGAATACGTCCTGCAGAATCGTCGGATCGATGCCCGGGACGGGGATGTAAGTGCCAAGCCGGTAGACCATCAGCGCCCCAAGCGTGAACCAGAGGCGCTTTTTGAGCTCGGTCGCCTTGGCGAAGGCGCCGAAATTTATATTGGCGGCAAGTTGTTCGGCGGCAGATGCCATACGCTACTCCGGCAGGCCGGATCGGTCGGCCCGTCCATCGGGTTCAGGCCTTGGCGGAGGACGCCTTATCTTCGTTGGTGGGCTTGGGTGCGCTGACGGTCACCTTCCCGCCAGCCTTTTCGACCGCCGCAATAGCGGCCTTCGAAGCGCCCGCGACCACAATGTCAATCTTGGACTTGAGCTTGCCCTTTGCAAGGAGTCGCACGCCGTCTCGAGTGGATTTGACGAGGCCCGCCGCGACAAGGATAGCCTCGTCCACGGTCTTTCCCGCATCGACTCGGCCGGCCTCGATCGCCTCCTGAAGGCGGCCGATATTCACGTGGCTATGCTCTTTGGGGAACATGCTACGGAAGCCGCGCTTGGGCAGGCGCCGGAAGAGCGGCATCTGACCGCCCTCGAAGCCGAGCAGCGACACCCCACTTCGTGCCGTTTGGCCCTTTCCTCCGCGTGCCGCCGTTTTGCCCTTGCCGGAGCCGATGCCCCGGCCCAACCGCTTGTATTTTCGGTGGGCACCCGGGTTGTCTCTGATTTCGTTCAGTTTCATCGCCTTCTTCCTCAACGCCTTCGTCTCGGC
Encoded proteins:
- a CDS encoding DegQ family serine endoprotease, which produces MEPKEGAKRSSAGRKSDLPRALIRVLGVMGMLVTACGSGDAALAAGKATPENREQITFSFAPVVKKVSPAVVNIYTRTVVEQPSSPLQKDPFFRRFFGDQFLGGPPERRVQNTLGSGVIIGADGTIVTNHHVIKGADQITVVLSDRREFEAKLIGSDERADIAVLHIDTHGAALPVLEFGDSDAVEVGDLVLAIGDPFGVGQTVTSGIISALARTTVGVSDFNFFIQTDAAINPGNSGGPLVTMDGKLIGVNSAIYSGSGGSIGIGFAIPSNMVRTVVASIRAGGRLVRPWLGAQGETVTADTASTLGLSRPSGVLVNEIYRGGPAAAAGLKPGDVILKIDGRGVDDADSLRYRIATKPLHTTAILTVFRQGQQLSLSIALTAPPEDPPRNTTQFGSELPLGGATVANLSPAVAEELGLDSFLKGVVVTAVKPGTPANRLGIKPSDLILKINGAEIKSIDDLKSALDHQLSSWRLSIRRGEQVFNVVVST
- the rplQ gene encoding 50S ribosomal protein L17; translated protein: MRHGISGRKLNRTSSHRKAMFDNMAAALIKHEQIKTTLPKAKDLRPVVEKLITLGKRGGLHARRQAISVLQDRKLTEKLFSTLAERYRDRAGGYTRVMRAGFRYGDSAPMAIIELVDRDPAAKGLDSGPKPEAETEAEAA
- a CDS encoding DNA-directed RNA polymerase subunit alpha, which translates into the protein MIQKNWQDLIKPSKLEVQSGARIDRVATIVAEPLERGFGLTLGNALRRVLLSSLQGAAVTAIQIDGVLHEFSSLPGVLEAVTDIVLNVKSMSFRMHGEGPKKVHLRASGPGEVTAGQIETGHDIEVLDRDHVICTLDQGAKISMELTIESGKGYVPAGVNRAADAPIGLIPVDAIYSPVRKVSYKVENTRVGQVTDYDKLSMTVETNGAVKPEDAVALAARILQEQLKLFINFEEPSHAREEERPAELPFNKNLLRKVDELELSVRSGNCLKNDNIIYIGDLVQKTEAEMLRTPNFGRKSLNEIKEVLAQMNLHLGMEIPGWPPENIEELAKRLEEPY
- the rpsK gene encoding 30S ribosomal protein S11, yielding MAKAAAPRRRRERKNITAGVAHVNATFNNTVITIADAQGNAIAWSSSGSQGFKGSRKSTPYAAQMAAEDAGRKAMEHGMKTLEIEVKGPGAGRESALRALQNVGFVITAIRDVTPIPHNGCRPPKRRRV
- the rpsM gene encoding 30S ribosomal protein S13, producing the protein MARIAGVNIPTQKRVEVALTYIYGIGAAKAKEIMKKVGIPPERRVNEMTEQEVIRIRETIDREYQVEGDLRREVAMNIKRLLDLGCYRGLRHRKGLPVRGQRTHTNARTRKGKARPIAGKKKAV
- a CDS encoding adenylate kinase, with amino-acid sequence MNLLLLGPPGSGKGTQAKRLQDKYGLVQLSTGDMLRAAVKAGTEVGRKAKSIMEAGQLVPDDMVISIIADRIGQPDCKKGFILDGFPRTRAQAVALDEMLAKKHLTLDHVIELAVDEAVLTRRIVGRYSCARCGTGYHDEFQKPKTPGVCDVCGSREFVRRADDNPETVASRLAAYRAQTAPILPYYEAKGILKRVDGMADIDKVAGQIAAIVEGRGIG
- the secY gene encoding preprotein translocase subunit SecY — its product is MASAAEQLAANINFGAFAKATELKKRLWFTLGALMVYRLGTYIPVPGIDPTILQDVFTQNSRGILGMFDMFAGGALRRMTMFALNVMPYISASIIMQLLTSIVPSLEAIKKEGEQGRKKINQYTRFGTVILAAFQAYGLAIGLEGMSGSHGPAVIDPGLFFRMTTVLSLTGGTLFLMWLGEQVTARGVGNGVSLIIFSGIVANLPNALANTLELGRTGAISSFVIVILLVMAVGVIAAIVFMERAQRRIIVQYPKRQQGSRVFGGESSHLPLKLNASGVIPPIFASSLLLLPVTIAGFSGAQGPEWLQQITSYLAHGQPLYMLGYVALIVFFCFFYSSIVFNPHDTADNLKKHGGFVPGIRPGKNTEDYLSYILTRLTVVGAAYLSTVCILPEILITQYSVPFYFGGTSLLIAVSVTMDTVAQIQAHLIAHQYEGLIKKAKLRGRRG
- the rplO gene encoding 50S ribosomal protein L15; amino-acid sequence: MKLNEIRDNPGAHRKYKRLGRGIGSGKGKTAARGGKGQTARSGVSLLGFEGGQMPLFRRLPKRGFRSMFPKEHSHVNIGRLQEAIEAGRVDAGKTVDEAILVAAGLVKSTRDGVRLLAKGKLKSKIDIVVAGASKAAIAAVEKAGGKVTVSAPKPTNEDKASSAKA